In the Pogona vitticeps strain Pit_001003342236 chromosome 2, PviZW2.1, whole genome shotgun sequence genome, GAAGAAACTGTACTTGCTCGCCAAATTGCTGCAAGCGGCCCTGAAAGAAAAAATTGCAGAATATGAAAAGGAGAGTCAAGGGACAGAAGGGCAAAAGGAAGCCCCTACGCAAGTTTCAATCCAGTTTGAGGTTCCTGTGATAAGGCTGAAAAGATACCGGGAAGAAGTCAAGAGAGAAAAATGGTTTGGGAAAATTTCCAGTGAAAGAGAACCATTTCCCAGGATGGGCACAGAATTTCCAAAGGCTGTCATTCGACAAGATGCAGAGCAGCAAGATAGCCTAGATTTGCACAGAGGGACTCAGTCCAGACAGAAGAAACTAGCCTGGAGCCTAGAACACCAAAGTGCTGCTTCCCTCCTCAGGCCTCAGCGAGGTGTGTTTCAGTCCTCGGGGAAGCGTTCTGTTTCGGAAGCCGTGACAGGGGCTCCCAGCTTGACCGCTTCCATTGTGATGGATGAAAATGCTGCAGATGACTTGACAGGCAGAGTAGTTATTATTCTGAAGCACTCAAAGAAATTAAGGAAGCCCATCAATGAAGTGTTTCAGCCTACAGTCAGGAAACAGGAGGAAGAAACATCTGGTAGCCAGCAGGCTCCGTCAGAGAGTCCGCCTGGCCGCTCTTCAGATACAGAGAACACTGGGGATCTTGTGTCAGGAAATACGCCTAGCGGAGAGAATTCAGAGAATCTTCTGCCAGGAAATAAGCTGGACTCTCAGACATTGCAAAAGGATCAAGAGTTCCTCCGTCTCATGCAGAAAGAGAACAAACCCCAAATGCCGGCTGCAGGCACTGGAACGCTGAATGAGCTCTCACCAGACATAACTCTGTCCCAAGACACGCGCTGGGAACATCATGAACAACTGACTACGGCTTCTCCACAGGCCACTTCTCTCCAATCTGGGGGTGACTATTTGCTTCAAGGCAGCCTGTTTGAGGCTGAGGTGAACAAGCGCTTGGAGCCCCTCATCCCAAATATACCAGTGCGGAACCTCATCTCTCATGTGATCCGGATACTGAAAATGGACTGTACGAAGCCTGACATCCAGATGGCTTGTGCTAAGCTCATCTCTAAGACAGGCCTCCTTATGAAACTCTTTAGTGACCGAGAAAACATCAAGGAGACTTACTCCTTGTGGCAAGGAGGCAACATGAGCACCGCAAGGCCAAGTAATGAGGGGAAACCTTCTGATGAGGTGAGGGGGTAAACCTGGCCTACCAGATCAGGTCACTGGGAGTTCATCtgatgcctgtttttttttttttttttttggaaagctgTTACTGTGTAAAGTGCTGTGTTACACCTTCCTGTAAAAAAGCCACGAAGTGCAAGTTGTGTTGCGCAAGTTATTGGGGTTAGGCTACAACCAATGAGCAGAAAGAGATAAAGAAGCCCAAGACTCAAAGGCAAAGAGAACCCCAGTGGGCCTAATTAGTGAAGAAGTTtattcccaactagagtaggctcactgaagaTAATGAGACTTCTTATTTACTAACAGAAGTCAAGTTTGTCAGCTCTAGTTTGAACTAAAACTGGATTTGGCCCAACGCTGTGTTCAATTTTTGAATCTGACATTATTGTTACTAAGTCAGCTGCAAACAAAATGATAGAACTTTTATGACAggcatgttttctttctctctcccacatgTACTGTTGTTGGAGACTAGGAAGGGAAAATTTTTTGCAGGTGTTTGAAGCATAATAGAGCTTGTAATACATGGTTAATCAAAGCTAGTAGTGGGCCATAAACCTTGAGAGCACAACGCATCATGGCATCAACATTTCTCAGTTATATCATGTTCCACAACCCGAGGGGGGAAAATACCATAAACCTCTAGTCTAAATGATTGAATCATATGTTGTTTATAAGAAGGAATGGAAATCATAAACATATGTATTGCAGCAGAGGTGTTAACGGTGCAAACTGCAAGGATCATTTAGAGGAAATGTTAACAATATGCTGTAGTATTTGGTAAGGGAGACAGGAGAGGCAAAATACAAATTGTCTGAGGGTTTGCAGAAATCCTTTCACTGCATCTAAGGATGACCATAAATCTGAGGCCCAGTGCTAGGAAAATGTCTGGAAACAGAAGTTGAAAACATCTCAGGATATAGAGCTGGAAAGAAACCAGGAGGATAGCTTCCGGAGAGAGCGGGACTGGAATTTTGCAACCTGGGAACACTTTGAATATCTGAAACCTGTTGTACTTGCAGGACGTTGTTAAGATTTGCATTTGGCCCCTCCCATCCCTGGAATCTTGCCCACCGAAGACTTTCCCCTACTGGAACTTGACATCTGAGCTGACAGCTGTCCCCACCATACTTCCAGACTGGACAGTTCACCTTCCAGCCTAGTGTAAGGGACCTTAATATGCTCGTAGGCAAGCAAGCCACCTGGTACCTCAGGGAATGTTTTGGTTCAGAGTGTTGGCAAAAATGCAAAATCCAAGATGGCctacttttcttttcattcttttttcaacTCTTGTAGATATCAAGGCAGGGGATTCTCGAATATGGGTACAACAGCAAACTCTTGTTGGCTATTTCCTTGACCGCAGTCATAATGGTTATTATAGCAGTAATTTGTCTAATTGAGGTAAGCCAAAATGCATGTTTAAACTCTTTAATCTTAGAGTATTGAATTGTCATATCTCGGGGTATTAAATTGTTGTATCCCAAGTGAGTTGAAGGGGAAAATGAATGTCCTCAAAAAACCTGATATTCTGCCACTGTTAGATGGGCAACCATTCCATACTCATATCCCTTATATTTTACCTCAGGGCATGGaacaaaatcacttttttttggaGTATAACTCCCAGTGGCATGGCCACTGACTGGTGATTGTGGGAGGTGAAGCACCAAAAGTAACTTGCCCCGGCTCTCATTTCAAATATTGTGAGCCAATAAGATAGAATTGTTATACCTCAGATCCTTAgacctcctcttccctccccccccccccccgatcccagTGTTCAGACATGCCACATGAACAGGACTCTGTTCTGGTCAGAATggaaacgccccccccccagctgtgtaAAACTGCAGGGCTGTTGTTACAGTCATTACTCACAAGctttccattcttttcttcttcaacaGATCTGTTCTCATCGTTCTGCTAAAGCAAGAGAAGGCACCTCAGATGAAAAATGGTAATTGTTGCCTGAAGACACAGAGATTTTATTAGTCTTCACTGTCAAAATGTTGCATGCAGGATTACTGCATTTAAACGATGCTAGTcttaactagagtagaccaactGATAACAATAGGATTCAACTTGTTTGTAACTTATATGTCCTATTTATGTCACTGGGTCCCCTCTGGGTAGGGTTAACACTGGAATTAGCCCAGTATCAGAATACTTCTACTTTTACTGAAAGCCAAAGATATAGTTTATAAGGAGTGGATATCAGGATTGAAATCATATTGTAGGTCAAATCAGATGCTGACCTTGTAATTAGAAGTTGATAAAACATCACCTCTCCAGTGATGTATTTCTTTTAAAGCTGACTGGTCAGACTTGCCAATGAAGCCCTGAAACTTGCACATTAAATATATGATGTTACATTCAGAGAATCAAGCTGCTCTGATCACTTTTGATAACAATAACGCAGACAAGCGTTGAggcaattataattttttttcatataaaagTAACTTTATCAGACATAAGCCCAAGATCCTAAAAGTCAAAGCAAGTGTTGCCCTGAGATTTAAAGTATGAGAATGCAATATATATTCCTCACCCCTGAAATCTATAATCTTTCTCAGCCTGAAACATTTATATAGCATTAAATGAAGATTTActttaaacagtttttttaaaaaattctcatgtTTAAATTCTTTCTTCCAAGGTCTTTTCTGGGTAGAAGGAAGAAAAGTACCCCAGAAAAGCAGGTATGTTGTCCCATAAATAGAAAAGTGCGGGTGGACTAATCATCCTGTCTTGCTGTTTGATTTAAAAGTTGAGGCCCCACATTCCCACGTGTTCTTACAGACACACAATGTGGCCTTGTGACAGCCTTATTGTTCCacaaggacaacaacaacaacaacaaccatcaccaCAGCCTTTTAAAAGTTGGGTTGGGAGAAGGAAATTACCAAAGCTTCCAAAATCCTCCAGCTAACGGTTgaatgctggctgaggaattctaggagttctTAACccataaaaagtaacttttccaaactctttctgCAGTGCATCTACCAGTCTGACAAATATAAAGTGTTTAGCAAGAGAGTATGTTGTTTGCAAAGACCCCATAGGAATGTTGCAGTACACACTGCCCGGGAGAGCTGGACCTTCCAGTGTCAACGCCAGGAAACTGAAAGATGTTGTGCTTGTTATATTACTTCCCTAAGTGGAGCACTTAATTTCTCTCCTTAAGGCCACCTCCCCTTCACTTTGGTGGGAGAGAGAAGAGTCATGCATTATTAGAGACTTAGGTAGCAGCTGACCTATGTTTTCTCCCTGTCTCAATTATGGCATCTGTAGTTAAAGACCAATCGTGAAGCTACTATAGGACCTCCGTATCTGTGAGATTGGTATCCACGATTTCAGATACCCATGGTTTGCTGCAGCCCGATATACAACACACAAGGAGGTGTGCCTTGTGGTTTTTGTTCTGACTCCTTTTTTATAGGCTTCGCTGctatctgtggtttcaggcatTTGTGATAGATTATGGAATGGATCCCCCACAGATAGAGTTCTACTCTATTGGCAACAAAGACTAATGGCCAGCACGACTAATGGTTAGGGACTCTGGAAGCTGAAGTTTAAAACATCTGGGGGTAGCAGAGGTGGAGAAATACAACTCTAGAATGGGTCTGGACAAAGTGGGGCTATCCAGATTTTTACAGTTATTTTTATCATTGGCCACTTTAGCTAGGGCTGATAGGAATTTGAGTAAGCAATTTTTGGAAAGCTTGGAGGTCAGTTGTCCAGCCCTGTTCTGGAGTCTGAAGAAACAATGATGAGAAACTGGCTTTTGACCACCTCAGCCAGACCTTTCCAAAGTGCATTCTAGATGTATTGAATTATAGCTCTCGTCTTCCTCAGCCTACTTGGACACAGCATTGATGGGAATGGTTGTGCAACACATTATATAAGGGAAAATTGGGGAAAAGCTACTGAAGACTATGGCTTTTTTTAATAAACCCAATTGTGAAGCTgtttggttgttttgtttgtgtgacCCATTCTCACATTCTTCTTTGCAGAGTTCTGTAGCTTCTTCACTTGATAAACCTATGTGGCTCGAAGACATGTATCGGCCCGTGGATAATACGCAGAGAAAGAGCATGGTTGATAAGTTGCATGATGCTGATTCATCAGATGAGGAAGATATATTCAACCGGGCCAGTGCAAGGTATAAATGTAAAGGGCTGTTTCAAGACCTCAGCTTGTTACATtgcagatctttctttctttctttctttctttctttctttctttctttctttctttctttctttctttctttctttctttctttctttctttctttctttctttctttctttctctctctctctctctctctctctctctctctctccctccctccctccctccctccctcccttccttccttcctataagTGGCAAAAATTCAACAGAAGCAATTTTCTCCTCTTGGAGATTTACATTAAATGCTTCCCCTTCTGAATTTTCGACTCTTGCGTTGTTCATAAAGGCAAAGACTCTTACCTAATAAATACCGGCAAATGTAATCAAGAAACTGAATTTCAGCAATTCTGATACTTCATTGTTTTCTCTCCTGGGCTATCAGTAGTATCATGAATTATgtgtaatagtaataataaatcaAACTGGTTATTTTGTATACTGCACTCCTTCAACAGGATTTCGTTTTACAAATGGCAGGATCTGATTTTCTTTTTGTATGTGCTGCCTGTACAggttttttttgtattattaattgctttttaaaaattttattagataaactacaacataaacataaaatacataaaccaaaatacaaatcaactgttccccaccaccctaatcagaacctcttgcagtaatcctcttcttccattatctttattcttctttctttattgtccTTTTCTgaagaactgcattgattcctgatttggagctttcccttttcctcatgttagcacatattcaagaaatctgccccatatatcataaaattattattttccatctctcctttcttaacctttaaattacaagttaatttatcatttatagcaatgttccatatttgattatacaattcttccatttgaaattccaatTTCGATTTCCAATTGCTaactattattaatctggctgctgttaataaattggtaatcaactctctagtgatcttatcatattccacattctcaaatattaataacaaagttatctcaggattaaattctatatctttttcacatacatcatttaattctttaaagattagtttccaaaatctttgtactttttcacattcccaccatataccaatttctttctcacatttctaaCAGACATTCATATAACTAGCGTtacttttattcaattttattggtgtcaaataccatcttaaacccaatttgaaaaaaaattattttattctcaccgacataaaaccctcattttcaACATCTTCATCCGttcttcaccatttattctttttcctaagccttgttcccacactagcttcaatccttcattctcggtctcttcttcttctagatctaGCAGGAatttataaattttactcactacACCTTTCACTGAGTTAGTCATCTggatatcttcatatgataatagaaactgttcatactttgtatattctctacctttgttgtacttctttacccattcgttagtccatctttctaattggatataatgcaaccatgatatattcttattttaaggattgattttaatctttattttatttattttgatcttttgatctcattttatccaaccaatcttttaatcaaatcactttttttctttaaataattctaaataatggcaggaaaattttctatttcagtcactaatcctaatgaAGAGTTAGACGCACATAGATTCTTTTTATACTTGTACCACACAtttaacatagtttttaaaaataggttattaatttcacttattttatgttttttaattataccaAATAGATGTTTTCTAGTATCAACCTGtagttctgatgattccatttcccaccaaattaacctttctgggttatatataatttcccaaTAATCAGCTGATTAgccatataataattttttatatttggtatgcctatacctccttttttgttgttttataccagtaccttttatttattctagctttcttcccttcattacaatatctaTTAATCAATCCTTGCCAAAACTTGCaatcatcttctgttaactgtattAATAATAACAAACGTCCTTAAAATGCTAACAAAATTTGAACCATAAAGCAATAATGAAAAATTACATTTATGAAGTGTTGCATTAAAAGAAATTGCACAGTGTGGACAGCATCTATAGGCAACaccagccaaaatcctgtggGTTATTTATAATCAGCATAAATAACAAAAGTTTGATCGACGTTCGATAAATAGTTTCAAGCTGCAAAACACCTGAGCCCTTGTGTAGCAAATTCCATGAAAtgtctgttttttcctctttttcagagCATCCCTAATCTCTGAGCCCCCTCCTATGGAAAAGCGCAGTTCCATAAAAATGTAAGTAACCCCAAGAGATGCAAAACCTGGGTTGTTAGTT is a window encoding:
- the LOC110085076 gene encoding uncharacterized protein LOC110085076 — protein: MQNEVMKVLETRKQNTRTILTVLPEKPLQDNSTLSLAVTQGLSHFGIHFHNLTPHIFTTVKQLSNLKADDFMDVTWADKSDLKKLYLLAKLLQAALKEKIAEYEKESQGTEGQKEAPTQVSIQFEVPVIRLKRYREEVKREKWFGKISSEREPFPRMGTEFPKAVIRQDAEQQDSLDLHRGTQSRQKKLAWSLEHQSAASLLRPQRGVFQSSGKRSVSEAVTGAPSLTASIVMDENAADDLTGRVVIILKHSKKLRKPINEVFQPTVRKQEEETSGSQQAPSESPPGRSSDTENTGDLVSGNTPSGENSENLLPGNKLDSQTLQKDQEFLRLMQKENKPQMPAAGTGTLNELSPDITLSQDTRWEHHEQLTTASPQATSLQSGGDYLLQGSLFEAEVNKRLEPLIPNIPVRNLISHVIRILKMDCTKPDIQMACAKLISKTGLLMKLFSDRENIKETYSLWQGGNMSTARPSNEGKPSDEISRQGILEYGYNSKLLLAISLTAVIMVIIAVICLIEICSHRSAKAREGTSDEKWSFLGRRKKSTPEKQSSVASSLDKPMWLEDMYRPVDNTQRKSMVDKLHDADSSDEEDIFNRASARASLISEPPPMEKRSSIKIEAAAPPPPPEEPLVKKASSKKLAPPPPAAAEPPPSEEATGEASSPKTAPSGDEGSEGTEGTSKKPSSEEEEEEEEED